From Streptomyces sp. NBC_00775, one genomic window encodes:
- a CDS encoding Mut7-C RNAse domain-containing protein, which produces MNGPEIQVDFAPELTVFVPNDRRRGATALVTDGVSTLGHVVESLGVPLTEAGALVVDGRQVPFSHIPAAGESVEVRAVERPQQVPGAPLRFLLDVHLGTLARRLRLLGVDTAYESTDIGDPALSARSAAERRVMLSRDRGLLRRRELWAGAFVYSTRPDDQLRDVLGRFAPELKPWTRCTACNGLLQEATKEQVAHQLEGGTQRSYDVFAQCGDCGRAYWKGAHHDRLEAIVEHALAEFGS; this is translated from the coding sequence GTGAACGGACCCGAGATCCAAGTCGACTTCGCCCCCGAGCTGACGGTGTTCGTCCCGAACGACCGCCGCCGGGGCGCCACCGCCCTCGTCACCGACGGCGTCTCGACCCTCGGCCATGTCGTCGAGTCTCTGGGCGTCCCGCTGACGGAGGCCGGCGCCCTGGTCGTGGACGGCCGTCAGGTGCCGTTCTCGCACATCCCGGCGGCCGGCGAGTCGGTGGAGGTACGCGCGGTCGAGCGCCCGCAGCAGGTCCCCGGCGCCCCGCTCCGCTTCCTCCTCGACGTCCACCTCGGCACCCTCGCCCGCCGGCTGCGACTGCTGGGCGTCGACACGGCGTACGAGTCGACGGACATCGGCGACCCGGCCCTCTCCGCCCGCTCGGCGGCCGAGCGGCGTGTCATGCTCAGCCGCGACCGCGGACTGCTGCGCCGCCGCGAGCTGTGGGCGGGCGCGTTCGTCTACAGCACCCGGCCCGACGACCAACTCCGTGACGTACTGGGCCGGTTCGCGCCCGAGCTGAAGCCCTGGACGCGCTGCACGGCGTGCAACGGCCTGCTCCAGGAGGCCACGAAGGAGCAGGTCGCGCACCAGTTGGAGGGCGGCACACAGCGGTCGTACGACGTGTTCGCCCAGTGCGGGGACTGCGGGCGCGCGTATTGGAAGGGCGCGCACCACGACCGCCTTGAGGCCATCGTGGAGCACGCCCTCGCCGAGTTCGGCAGCTGA
- a CDS encoding MFS transporter: MVTVTQDNAVRRDPRRWWALGALVASMLTLGFDTTILNVALPTMAGELGATTGQQQWMADAYVIVFAALMLPAGLLGDRFGRRRMLVVGLGIFLAGSVMGSLAGDVNWVIAARTVMGLGAALVMPLALSVLPSLFGPDERTKAVGIISAASSLGLPLGPIIGGWLLNHFWWGSVFLVNVPMAAIGIAACVFLLPETRDPASPKVDILSTALTATGLGALIYAIIEAPGRGWGDPLIVGMLGAAVVLIAALVLRERRVERPMLDMTLLSQRGFLFNTLAATLVMFVLSGLLFVLPPYLQAVLGHDALGTGVRLLPMMGGLIVAARAAQPVVARFGSRAVVSAGLVVLAFAALLGSRTTVDSGYGFTALWLSITGFGFGFSVVPAMDGALGALPRDRAGSGAGLLMTMRQVGSAIGIALLGSLLASTFRDRLDVTGLPAKAADTAGESVVAAHIVAQKAGSADLVASANSAYVHGMSLVLLVCGIAALVTALLAAAFLPNTPVTHSEKEDEDPAMATVPADAGE; this comes from the coding sequence ATGGTTACTGTCACTCAGGACAATGCCGTACGGCGCGACCCGCGCCGTTGGTGGGCCCTCGGGGCCCTGGTCGCGAGCATGCTCACGCTCGGCTTCGACACGACGATCCTCAACGTCGCCCTGCCGACGATGGCGGGTGAACTCGGCGCCACCACCGGCCAGCAGCAGTGGATGGCGGACGCGTATGTGATCGTCTTCGCGGCCCTCATGCTCCCGGCGGGACTGCTCGGCGACCGGTTCGGGCGGCGGCGGATGCTGGTCGTCGGACTCGGCATCTTCCTCGCCGGTTCCGTGATGGGCTCCCTGGCCGGCGACGTGAACTGGGTCATCGCGGCCCGCACGGTGATGGGCCTCGGCGCCGCGCTGGTCATGCCGCTCGCCCTGTCCGTGCTGCCCTCACTCTTCGGACCCGACGAGCGCACCAAGGCCGTCGGCATCATCTCCGCCGCCTCGTCGCTCGGTCTGCCGCTCGGCCCGATCATCGGCGGCTGGCTGCTCAACCACTTCTGGTGGGGCTCGGTCTTCCTGGTCAACGTCCCGATGGCCGCGATCGGCATCGCCGCCTGCGTCTTCCTGCTGCCCGAGACCCGCGACCCCGCCTCCCCCAAGGTCGACATCCTCTCCACCGCGCTCACCGCGACCGGGCTCGGCGCCCTCATCTACGCGATCATCGAGGCACCCGGCCGCGGCTGGGGCGACCCGCTGATCGTGGGCATGCTCGGCGCGGCCGTGGTCCTGATCGCCGCCCTGGTGCTGCGCGAGCGGCGCGTGGAGCGCCCCATGCTCGACATGACACTGCTCAGCCAGCGCGGGTTCCTGTTCAACACCCTCGCGGCGACCCTGGTGATGTTCGTCCTGTCCGGCCTGCTGTTCGTGCTGCCGCCGTACCTCCAGGCGGTGCTCGGCCACGACGCCCTCGGCACCGGCGTCAGGCTGCTGCCCATGATGGGCGGTCTGATCGTCGCGGCCCGGGCCGCCCAGCCGGTCGTCGCCCGGTTCGGTTCCCGTGCGGTGGTCAGCGCGGGACTGGTGGTACTGGCCTTCGCCGCGCTGCTCGGCAGCCGTACGACGGTCGACTCGGGCTACGGCTTCACCGCGCTGTGGCTGTCGATCACCGGCTTCGGCTTCGGCTTCTCGGTCGTCCCCGCGATGGACGGCGCCCTCGGCGCCCTGCCCCGCGACCGGGCGGGCAGCGGCGCCGGGCTCCTCATGACGATGCGCCAGGTCGGCAGCGCGATCGGCATCGCCCTCCTCGGCAGCCTGCTGGCGAGCACCTTCCGCGACCGCCTCGACGTCACCGGTCTGCCCGCGAAGGCGGCCGACACCGCCGGGGAGTCCGTGGTCGCGGCGCACATCGTCGCCCAGAAGGCGGGCTCGGCCGATCTCGTGGCCTCCGCGAACAGCGCGTACGTCCACGGCATGAGCCTGGTCCTGCTGGTGTGCGGCATCGCGGCCCTCGTCACCGCCCTGCTGGCCGCGGCGTTCCTGCCGAACACCCCGGTCACGCACTCCGAGAAGGAGGACGAGGACCCGGCCATGGCCACTGTTCCGGCGGATGCCGGAGAATGA
- a CDS encoding ArnT family glycosyltransferase, whose amino-acid sequence MTSTLPAATTTTVPAQRPRAPKIIPNPTPGLRFRSSRSDLILCAVLLAAILVVQGWNIADYPTLSDDEGTYLAQAWAVQQGKGLAHYTYWYDHPPLGWIQIAALTWIPAHLSPSLMTVGSMRVAMLLISAISAILVYVLARRLSLPRWAAGLAMLLFGLSPLSVVLQREIFLDNIAVMWTLLAFCLAASPSRHLWHHFGAGIAAAAAVLTKETMLVILPALLVTMWRHGHRDTRKFALTGAITACVLIGLAYPLFALLKGELFPGSGHVSLWDGISYQMSRPGSGFILDQGTGSYGVLHSWLYYDRVLPLGGLAGALLLLVTWRWSVTARALAGPALTVAILALVALRPSGYLPAMYVIQALPFLALVLAGGTASVAHAVLRRWRSEQEKTYATWSRRGLAAVLVVAAGAYVVPRWYDGDHTAVTTDANAPYRAASAWLKTEVKDPRSTRVLVDDALWLDLVHDGYQPGLGVIWFYKADLDPAVTKTMPRGWRDLDYVVASPTVRRDAVDLPNVKAAIEHSTPVATFGKGADRIEIRHINDTTTTSSGGSR is encoded by the coding sequence GTGACCTCCACTCTTCCCGCGGCGACCACCACCACGGTCCCCGCGCAGCGGCCCCGTGCGCCCAAAATCATCCCCAACCCCACTCCGGGCTTGCGTTTTCGCAGCTCGCGCTCGGATCTGATCCTGTGCGCGGTGCTCCTCGCGGCGATCCTCGTCGTCCAGGGCTGGAACATCGCCGACTACCCCACCCTCAGCGACGACGAGGGCACCTATCTCGCCCAGGCGTGGGCCGTGCAGCAGGGCAAGGGCCTGGCCCACTACACATACTGGTACGACCACCCGCCGCTCGGCTGGATCCAGATAGCCGCGCTGACCTGGATCCCCGCGCACCTCAGCCCGTCGCTGATGACCGTCGGCTCGATGCGGGTCGCGATGCTGCTGATCAGCGCCATCAGCGCGATCCTCGTCTACGTCCTCGCCCGCCGGCTCTCGCTGCCGCGGTGGGCGGCCGGGCTCGCCATGCTGCTCTTCGGGCTCTCGCCGCTGTCGGTCGTCCTCCAGCGCGAGATCTTCCTGGACAACATCGCGGTGATGTGGACGCTGCTGGCGTTCTGCCTGGCGGCCTCGCCGAGCCGTCATCTCTGGCACCACTTCGGTGCGGGCATCGCGGCCGCCGCGGCCGTGCTCACCAAGGAGACGATGCTCGTCATCCTGCCCGCGCTGCTGGTCACCATGTGGCGCCACGGCCACCGTGACACCCGCAAGTTCGCGCTCACCGGAGCCATCACGGCCTGCGTCCTGATCGGCCTGGCGTATCCGCTCTTCGCCCTGCTCAAGGGCGAGTTGTTCCCGGGCTCCGGCCATGTGTCGCTGTGGGACGGCATCTCCTACCAGATGAGCCGCCCCGGCTCCGGCTTCATCCTCGACCAGGGCACCGGCTCGTACGGCGTCCTGCACTCCTGGCTGTACTACGACCGCGTGCTGCCCCTCGGCGGCCTCGCCGGCGCCCTGCTGCTCCTGGTCACCTGGCGCTGGTCGGTGACCGCGCGCGCCCTCGCCGGACCCGCCCTCACCGTGGCGATCCTCGCCCTGGTGGCACTGCGGCCGAGCGGCTACCTGCCCGCGATGTACGTCATCCAGGCGCTGCCGTTCCTCGCCCTCGTCCTCGCCGGCGGCACTGCCAGCGTCGCGCACGCGGTGCTGCGCAGGTGGCGGAGCGAGCAGGAGAAGACGTACGCCACCTGGTCGCGCCGCGGCCTTGCGGCCGTGCTCGTGGTGGCGGCGGGCGCCTATGTCGTGCCCCGCTGGTACGACGGCGACCACACCGCCGTGACCACCGACGCCAACGCCCCCTACCGGGCGGCCTCCGCGTGGCTGAAAACCGAGGTGAAGGACCCGAGGAGCACCCGGGTCCTCGTCGACGACGCGCTCTGGCTCGACCTCGTCCACGACGGATACCAGCCCGGCCTCGGCGTCATCTGGTTCTACAAGGCCGACCTCGACCCCGCGGTGACCAAGACGATGCCGCGCGGCTGGCGCGACCTCGACTACGTCGTCGCCTCCCCGACGGTGCGGCGCGACGCGGTCGACCTGCCCAACGTGAAGGCGGCGATCGAGCACTCGACGCCGGTCGCCACCTTCGGCAAGGGCGCGGACCGCATCGAGATCCGGCACATCAACGACACCACCACCACCAGTTCCGGAGGCAGTCGATGA
- a CDS encoding TetR/AcrR family transcriptional regulator, with translation MTAARTSAPADRPQLGLRERKKIKTREAIRTATYALVLEQGYDATTIEQIAERAEVSPSTVFRYFPTKEDIVLTDEYDPLIMEEVRARPADEPWPDTIRYVMRKAAQVGIEEDAEVARLRTQLLAEVPAVRSRMMESMSVTGSMLCQAIGERTGRDPESLEVRVYAMSFIGGLMETSLYWAENGHQDDFLTLIDRTMDVLEHGLPTEKP, from the coding sequence ATGACGGCCGCACGAACCTCCGCCCCCGCCGACCGCCCCCAGCTGGGACTCCGCGAGCGGAAGAAGATCAAGACCCGCGAGGCGATCCGCACCGCGACGTACGCACTGGTCCTGGAGCAGGGGTACGACGCGACGACGATCGAGCAGATCGCCGAGCGCGCCGAGGTGTCGCCGTCGACCGTCTTCCGCTACTTCCCGACCAAGGAGGACATCGTCCTCACGGACGAGTACGACCCGCTCATCATGGAGGAGGTGCGGGCCCGGCCCGCCGACGAGCCCTGGCCGGACACCATCCGGTATGTGATGCGGAAGGCCGCCCAGGTCGGCATCGAGGAGGACGCCGAGGTGGCCCGGCTGCGGACCCAGCTGCTGGCCGAGGTCCCGGCGGTGCGCTCGCGGATGATGGAGAGCATGTCGGTCACCGGCAGCATGCTCTGCCAGGCCATCGGCGAGCGCACCGGCCGGGACCCGGAGAGCCTGGAGGTGCGGGTCTACGCGATGTCCTTCATCGGCGGCCTGATGGAGACCTCCTTGTACTGGGCCGAGAACGGCCATCAGGACGATTTCCTGACCCTCATCGACCGCACCATGGACGTCCTGGAACACGGCCTCCCCACCGAAAAGCCCTGA
- a CDS encoding glycosyltransferase gives MLTSVFIAAVSLALFWMAAFTLWWQMHAWRTPEVLASTRFSSPDGGESLSFSLLLPARHEQAVLDHTIQRLLESSHTDFEIIVIVGHDDPETTAVARSAEERDPRVRVVVDHHEKKNKPKAMNTALPHCRGDVVGVFDAEDQVHPELLAHVDHAFRTTDADVVQGGVQLINFNSSWYSLRNCLEYFFWFRSRLHLHAQKGFIPLGGNTVFVRTNVLREADGWDPNCLAEDCDLGVRLSSAGKKVVVAYDSDMVTREETPGSLMSLMKQRTRWNQGFLQVYRKKDWKQLPGFGQRLLARYTLMTPYLQAVSGVVIPLNVAIALFLDVPVGVAFITFLPAVTALVTFVFELVGLHDFGKQYGLRVRFIHYLKLIAGGPFYQVLLAGAAVRAVWREQRGRNDWELTSHVGAHLTEVIREDVPA, from the coding sequence TTGCTCACGTCTGTCTTCATCGCTGCCGTTTCGCTGGCCTTGTTCTGGATGGCGGCCTTCACCTTGTGGTGGCAGATGCACGCGTGGCGTACGCCCGAGGTGCTCGCTTCCACCCGGTTCAGCAGTCCGGACGGCGGTGAGAGCCTGTCCTTCTCGCTGCTGCTGCCCGCGCGGCACGAGCAGGCCGTGCTCGACCACACCATCCAGCGGCTGCTGGAATCCAGCCACACCGACTTCGAGATCATCGTGATCGTCGGCCACGACGACCCTGAGACCACCGCGGTGGCCCGCAGCGCCGAGGAGCGCGACCCGCGCGTCCGTGTCGTCGTCGACCACCACGAGAAGAAGAACAAGCCGAAGGCCATGAACACGGCCCTGCCGCACTGCCGCGGCGATGTGGTCGGGGTCTTCGACGCCGAGGACCAGGTCCATCCCGAGCTGCTCGCCCACGTCGACCACGCGTTCCGCACCACGGACGCCGACGTCGTCCAGGGCGGTGTCCAGCTCATCAACTTCAACTCCAGCTGGTACAGCCTGCGCAACTGCCTGGAGTACTTCTTCTGGTTCCGCTCCCGGCTCCATCTGCACGCGCAGAAGGGATTCATCCCGCTCGGCGGCAACACCGTCTTCGTACGGACGAACGTCCTGCGGGAAGCCGACGGCTGGGACCCCAACTGCCTCGCCGAGGACTGCGACCTGGGTGTGCGGCTCTCCAGTGCCGGCAAGAAGGTCGTCGTCGCGTACGACTCCGACATGGTGACCCGGGAGGAGACCCCGGGCAGCCTGATGTCGCTGATGAAGCAGCGCACCCGGTGGAACCAGGGCTTCCTCCAGGTCTACCGGAAGAAGGACTGGAAGCAACTCCCCGGATTCGGGCAGCGGTTGCTCGCCCGCTACACGCTGATGACGCCGTACCTCCAGGCCGTCTCCGGTGTGGTCATCCCGCTCAACGTGGCCATCGCGCTCTTCCTCGACGTGCCCGTCGGCGTCGCGTTCATCACGTTCCTGCCGGCCGTGACCGCCCTGGTCACCTTCGTCTTCGAGCTCGTCGGACTGCATGACTTCGGCAAGCAGTACGGGCTCCGAGTCCGCTTCATCCACTACCTGAAGCTCATTGCCGGCGGTCCCTTCTACCAGGTGCTGCTGGCGGGCGCGGCCGTGCGTGCCGTATGGCGCGAGCAACGGGGGCGCAATGACTGGGAGTTGACCAGTCATGTCGGCGCGCATCTCACCGAAGTGATCCGAGAGGACGTTCCTGCGTGA
- a CDS encoding galactose oxidase early set domain-containing protein — protein MPYCWEKSGWGDNDFTFSTVADAHSGGKAMKVSLTRRVDGDRKALITESASCAPTVTAGKQYDLGLWYKTTTPDAAITLFRHDTTAGWQYWTDLKTLDMAGSYTQASVRTPAVPAGTDRITWGVSVYGTGSATTDDYTMEQVSDPIPPASCTGTADECANGRWDVLPTQNPVRSMHSVVLNNGKVLLIAGSGNSEENFDAGTFTSAVYDPVNGTYKTIPTPKDMFCSGHVQLADGRVLVMSGNKAFPVAGGHGYEGYKDSYIFDPVTETYSKTNDLNDGHWYPSATELGNGDIISFGGLREDSTGSVTAERWSASEQQWLPLWKVNQTWSYWGLYPSMILMQDGRLFYSGSHVFGNGTPGTGSAIYDYDANTTTAIPGLQNKDERDQSASVLLPPAQDQKVLTLGGGNIDSNPDANRLTDIIDLKAANPAYTVGPQIPQGTVDLGNGQVAETGNQGKMYVSAVLLPDGKVLETGGGLHNRANPVYEASIFDPASSTFDPVAADPEARGYHSSAFLLPDGRVMATGDNPGNGTWNHDVSIYTPPYLLKGTRPTITSVIDNEWVYGDTQRITVDRPIVKAELIRPAAVTHSSDPNQRYVDLPLSVDGNNVDLNVTSNPNLAPPGWYMLFAVDANGVPSVAKWVHLQGPSALATDTASAHVHSFADSLEGTVTKAGKKRAGQKVSTTISGCDRHYGTVNVCVPTVFPDGVKKTTASRCAWLKKNDYGRLKVNGEDDPLGLDPSKDGLACGAKDLVKRK, from the coding sequence ATGCCGTACTGCTGGGAGAAGTCGGGCTGGGGCGACAACGACTTCACCTTCTCGACCGTCGCCGACGCCCACTCCGGCGGCAAGGCCATGAAGGTCTCGCTGACCCGGCGCGTCGACGGCGACCGCAAGGCGCTGATCACGGAGTCCGCCAGCTGCGCGCCGACGGTCACCGCGGGCAAGCAGTACGACCTCGGGCTCTGGTACAAGACGACGACTCCCGACGCCGCCATCACGCTCTTCCGGCACGACACGACGGCCGGCTGGCAGTACTGGACCGACCTCAAGACCCTGGACATGGCGGGCAGTTACACCCAGGCGAGCGTCCGGACCCCCGCTGTTCCGGCGGGCACGGACCGCATCACCTGGGGTGTCTCGGTGTACGGCACGGGCTCCGCGACCACCGACGACTACACGATGGAGCAGGTCTCCGACCCGATCCCGCCGGCCAGTTGCACCGGCACGGCCGACGAGTGCGCCAACGGCCGCTGGGACGTGCTGCCCACCCAGAACCCGGTCCGCTCCATGCACTCCGTCGTCCTCAACAACGGCAAGGTCCTGCTGATCGCCGGGTCCGGCAACAGCGAGGAGAACTTCGACGCGGGCACGTTCACCAGCGCGGTCTACGACCCGGTGAACGGCACGTACAAGACGATCCCCACGCCCAAGGACATGTTCTGCTCCGGTCACGTCCAGCTCGCCGACGGGCGGGTGCTGGTGATGAGCGGCAACAAGGCGTTCCCGGTCGCGGGCGGGCACGGGTACGAGGGATACAAGGACTCGTACATCTTCGACCCGGTCACCGAGACGTACAGCAAGACCAACGACCTGAACGACGGCCACTGGTATCCGTCCGCCACCGAGCTGGGCAACGGTGACATCATCTCGTTCGGCGGGCTGCGCGAGGACTCAACCGGTTCGGTGACCGCCGAGCGCTGGTCGGCCTCGGAGCAGCAGTGGCTGCCGCTGTGGAAGGTCAACCAGACCTGGTCGTACTGGGGTCTGTACCCGTCGATGATCCTGATGCAGGACGGCCGGCTCTTCTACTCGGGCAGCCATGTCTTCGGCAACGGCACCCCGGGCACCGGTTCGGCGATCTACGACTACGACGCCAACACCACGACGGCGATCCCGGGACTCCAGAACAAGGACGAACGCGACCAGTCCGCCAGCGTGCTGCTGCCCCCGGCCCAGGACCAGAAGGTCCTGACGCTCGGCGGCGGCAACATCGACTCCAACCCGGACGCGAACCGGCTGACCGACATCATCGACCTCAAGGCCGCCAACCCCGCGTACACCGTCGGCCCGCAGATCCCGCAGGGCACGGTGGATCTGGGCAACGGCCAGGTGGCCGAGACCGGCAACCAGGGCAAGATGTACGTCTCCGCCGTACTGCTGCCCGACGGCAAGGTCCTGGAGACGGGCGGCGGTCTGCACAACCGCGCCAACCCCGTCTACGAGGCGTCGATCTTCGACCCGGCGTCCTCGACGTTCGACCCGGTGGCCGCCGACCCGGAGGCCCGCGGCTACCACTCCTCCGCGTTCCTGCTGCCCGACGGCCGGGTGATGGCGACCGGCGACAACCCTGGCAACGGCACCTGGAACCACGACGTGTCCATCTACACCCCGCCCTACCTGCTCAAGGGCACCCGCCCGACGATCACTTCGGTGATCGACAACGAGTGGGTGTACGGGGACACACAGCGGATCACGGTCGACCGGCCCATCGTGAAGGCGGAGCTGATCCGGCCCGCCGCGGTGACGCACTCCTCCGACCCGAACCAGCGGTACGTCGATCTGCCGCTGTCCGTCGACGGCAACAACGTCGATCTGAACGTGACGAGCAACCCCAACCTGGCACCGCCCGGCTGGTACATGCTCTTCGCGGTCGACGCCAACGGCGTGCCGTCGGTGGCCAAGTGGGTGCACCTCCAGGGCCCGTCCGCGCTGGCCACGGACACCGCGTCGGCGCATGTCCACTCCTTCGCCGACTCCCTGGAGGGCACGGTCACGAAGGCGGGCAAGAAGCGCGCCGGGCAGAAGGTGAGCACCACGATCTCCGGCTGCGACCGCCACTACGGGACGGTCAACGTCTGCGTGCCGACCGTCTTCCCGGACGGCGTGAAGAAGACGACGGCCTCCCGCTGCGCCTGGCTGAAGAAGAACGACTACGGGCGCCTGAAGGTCAACGGCGAGGACGATCCCCTGGGCCTCGACCCCAGCAAGGACGGACTGGCCTGCGGGGCGAAGGATCTGGTGAAGCGTAAGTAA
- a CDS encoding glycosyltransferase family 2 protein has translation MSSFESFESTVPDELGDPAIRAAEVPEPGAVTIVVPTFNESANIRELLHQITESVPSRLPCEVVFVDDSTDDTPEVIFQAAQDCPFPVTVLHRDEPVGGLGGAVVEGLKAASSDWIVVMDGDCQHPPSLVPELVASGERAHAGLVVASRYIKGGSREGLAGGYRIAVSRGATWLTKTLFPRRLRGISDPMSGFFAIRRSAVTADVLQPLGYKILLELAVRSRPRQVTEVPFVFQDRFAGESKSTAQEGFRFLRHLVGLRTASPVARMVVFGLIGATGFVPNLLGLYALTAAGLHYVPAEILANQLGVAWNFLLIEHLLFRERRGHRHWWDRAGRFALLANADLVLRIPLIALFVDRFGMGALSATALALVTTFVLRFAGTEALVYLPRRSGKHAGGSRGRTTRRTA, from the coding sequence ATGAGCAGCTTCGAAAGCTTCGAAAGCACTGTCCCGGACGAACTGGGCGATCCGGCCATACGCGCCGCCGAGGTGCCGGAGCCCGGCGCCGTCACCATCGTCGTACCGACGTTCAACGAGTCCGCGAACATCCGCGAGCTGCTGCACCAGATCACGGAGTCGGTGCCGTCCCGGCTGCCCTGCGAGGTCGTCTTCGTGGACGACTCCACGGACGACACCCCCGAGGTGATCTTCCAGGCGGCGCAGGACTGCCCGTTCCCCGTCACCGTGCTGCACCGCGACGAACCCGTGGGCGGGCTCGGCGGCGCGGTCGTGGAGGGGCTGAAGGCGGCGAGCTCCGACTGGATCGTCGTCATGGACGGCGACTGCCAGCACCCGCCGTCCCTGGTACCGGAGTTGGTCGCCTCCGGTGAGCGCGCGCACGCCGGGCTCGTCGTCGCCAGCCGCTACATCAAGGGTGGCAGCCGCGAAGGGCTCGCGGGCGGCTACCGCATCGCCGTCTCGCGCGGCGCGACCTGGCTGACCAAGACGCTCTTCCCGCGCAGGCTGCGCGGCATCAGCGACCCGATGAGCGGGTTCTTCGCGATCCGCCGCAGCGCGGTCACCGCGGACGTCCTCCAGCCGCTCGGCTACAAGATCCTCCTCGAACTCGCCGTGCGCAGCCGCCCCCGCCAGGTCACCGAGGTGCCCTTCGTCTTCCAGGACCGGTTCGCGGGCGAGTCCAAGTCGACCGCGCAGGAAGGCTTCCGGTTCCTGCGCCACCTCGTCGGGCTGCGCACCGCCTCGCCGGTCGCCCGCATGGTGGTCTTCGGACTGATCGGAGCCACCGGCTTCGTGCCGAACCTGCTCGGCCTGTACGCGCTCACCGCGGCCGGCCTGCACTACGTACCGGCGGAGATCCTCGCCAACCAGCTCGGGGTGGCCTGGAACTTCCTGCTCATCGAGCATCTCCTCTTCCGCGAACGCCGGGGGCACCGGCACTGGTGGGACCGGGCCGGCCGGTTCGCGCTGCTCGCCAACGCCGATCTGGTGCTGCGCATCCCGCTGATCGCGCTCTTCGTCGACCGCTTCGGGATGGGCGCACTCTCCGCCACCGCACTGGCCCTGGTGACGACCTTCGTCCTGCGCTTCGCGGGGACCGAAGCGCTGGTCTATCTCCCGCGCCGCAGCGGCAAGCACGCGGGCGGGAGCCGCGGCCGCACGACAAGGAGAACCGCGTGA